In Lachnospiraceae bacterium, the DNA window CTCTTTGCTAAAGTTAATGACATTGAGTATGTCCGGGTCTTATAATAAGATACCCAAAGCATACTGCTTTAACTAATCCAGTTATTTATGAGCGTAGGGAAAAACAAACGGCTGCGCAGCAGGCAGCAGAGCACGTCCGTGCGGGAATCTGAGTATAAGAAATAATATACCCGTATCAGACTAAAAACAGACACCATACTGGCACTGTTACCAATGAAAGCAAAGTAGTAAATACCACGCATTTCGTTGCAAAGGCTTCATCTTTTTTATATTTGGAAGCCATAACCGCCGTAACACTGGCCGCCGGCATTGCCGCCAAAACCACAGACACTCCTGTTACCAGATCATCTACTGATGCAAGCCTACAGCCTATATACACCAAAAGAGGAACAAATACCAAACGTATAAATGCATAATAGATCGTATCACGTTCTACCAGCTCTGTAAGCTTTACTTTAGAAAGGATCAGACCTACTAAAGCCATTGCAAGGAATGTATTTGCACCAGCTACTGTTTTGATCGTCACGTTCAATACTTCCGGCAGCCGGATCTGCGTTACCATGAGTAAAAATCCGATCAATACAGATAAAATACATGGATGGGTAGCCACTTTTTTGCAAAGCGTCTTCTTATCTGGTGCCTCTGTAAAATATGTAAGACCTACAGACCACATAAAAATGCGCTGCGGGATCACATATATGGATGCATACATCATTCCCATCTGCCCAAAAATCCCTTCTGCAATAGGATTTCCAAGGATTCCCGCATTGGAACAGATTGTTGCGTACTGCAGCACTTTTTTTCTGCTCTCACCATAATGATTGTAAAGGAACATGCCAAGAACATAGCTTCCGATCTGGATCACGACTCCTGCTATAGCAATGGTCATACATGCAATAAGGATCTGATGATTAAACTCAATCTGGAATGATTTCAATATGCTTGCCGGAAGGGTGACAAACAGGACCAGGTCTGTAAGCAGGCTTTTTCCATTATCATCTGCCAGCCCCTTCTTTCCAAAAATATACCCGATAAGCATAGTCAGAAACAGCATTCCCTGTGTCTGAAATAAGCCGGAAAAACTCATAAGAACTAACCTCTATTCTTTTATTGCTGGTCTTAAACCAGTCCGGCTTTTATTCTAGCACACTCTGTATATCTAAAACAAGTATCTGTTTCGGTTATTCTGTTTCTATTTTTTTGTATTAAAAGCACCCAACGAATTTTTTACATTATCCCAATATCTCCAGTGTTCTCTTATCCATCTCTCCATGAAAGAACTTGTCCAGGACCTTCTGGAATACGTCATATTCGGATGCGACCGCCGCAAACAATGTCATGCATGATTGCAGCTTCATATCATCTGGGAATCCCATTACACGAGTAGCATCATCCGATTCCACTTGAAGCAGTGCCTCACTTATCTCTAGAAGATGCCCTCTTAACAAGTCATTTTGCATATAGCACTCAGCCTCTTCCCTATCCGCGATGGAATAATAGACTGCGATTTCACTTCTCCCAAGGCCTATAATCTGTGGGAAGATGTACCACATCCAATGACTCCGCTTATAACCTTCTTTGATTTCGTTCAATGCAGTATCATAATCACGGTTCTGTGCTTTGATGAAACGGTCTAATTCATACATACCATCACCTCTCCCTGCGAAGTGGCTGCATAACAACCACCTGTGATACTAATTCATACTCTGTATCTATTTCACTTGCAGGAATAGTCATTACATTATCCATGTATTCAGTAAAAGTGCCTACAGTATCTATCTCAGAATAACCAAATTCCTTCTGATCATCTCGATAATGCATTGGAATGACCATTTTCGGATTTAGTCGATGCATCAAATCTGCAGCTTGTTTTCCATCAATCGTGTAATATCCACCTACTGGAACCATAATGCAATCCAGATTTTCCAATTCATTAATCTGTTCCTTTGTCAGTTCGCAGCCTAAATCCCCTAAATGAGCAACACTATTTGTTCCATCATCTATAATATAGATTTTGTTTTTTCCTCTTTTAGCGCCCTGCACCTCATCATGATAGGTATCTATTTCGCTAACTGAAAACGGATTATCTATTTCAGAACTGATAATCCTCACTTCATTTCGTCCGTTATGATCCCCATGCTCATGTGTACAGTAAACCTTATTGGCTTCAGTATCTAAAGCTGCCAGTCCCGGTACACTACCTTTTGTATACGGATCAACGACTATCGCATATCCATCATTTTCAATTTTAAAGCATGAATGTCCAAACCATGTTATTTTCATAGGTTCTATGCCTCCTCTGTCACAAATTCATTTCGATAGTTCACTCCTCCGATGATAATCGGCTTGCCATCCAAAACTCTCTGAATTTGACTTTCTGTAGCAAGACTCTGTAAACTATTCCAAAAGTATGTCTCAGTATGCCTTGTGTCATTAATCAAGTAAATCACCCTATCTTCACTCCAAGTATATCCAAGTTTTGTAAAATGTACAAGAGCTGGGATCTTAACTCTGGAATCTTCTGGTCTCCCCATAGGTATGGCACCTCCAATACATCATTATTTCTTCTTGCGAGGATCAACTGGTTTTTGTGCATCCTTTGGCAACAACCATGTTTTTCCTTTTTTCTCTGCGCCAGGTACTCTTCCTTGACTACAAAGTAAGGATTTAGTTCAATAGGGTCCGAAAGGGCTCCTCCATGTATAAACGCATTCACGGTAATTTTGTCCATTTTGCTCCGCCGCCGATTAAGCAGGTCTCCGGCAAACTCGCTCACTGCGTTCGCTCAAACAGTGCCTCCAACCTGCCAGCTATGCTCACAAAATGGACAAAATTGCCTGCCGAATGCTTATTATACATGGAGGAGCCCTTTCTACTGTATTGGATATGTCATATAAAAAATACCATACTTAAGTACAATCCCCCTCCTACATGAAAACTGCTTATTGGTTTGCTCCTACATTTTTTATTGCCAATAACGTAGAAAGCCGCCGGTACACATGACAGAATAAGCATTTGTTGAAAATCCGTGAGTGGACGCGCATAGCGTCAGAACGGAGAACCACTGTTTGAGCACGCAACGCGTGCGAGTTTGGTTCGCAGTTCTGACAATAGGCGGCGCAAGCCCACGAGCAAAGGATTTTCATTCAATGCGCATCTGTCATGTGCGCCGGTGGCTTTCGGACCTTAGTCAACAATATCGGTATATTCTTTTATCGGAATAGTTTCAACAGTAAATGATACATTATTGTGTCAAAAAAAGAAACCATGTATTAAACTACACAGTTTCTTTCATAACGATATTGTTTATCTATTAAAATTGAATGCTTTCTTTCCGAGATAACTTGCACTATCCCCCAAATTTTCGTCAATTCTAAGAAGCTGATTATACTTAGCGACTCTTTCCGACCTACTAGGTGCTCCAGTTTTAATCTGTCCTGCATTTAAGGCAACCGCAAGATCTGCTATTGTTACATCTTCTGTTTCTCCTGATCTATGCGAAACGATGGCTGTATAACCTGCCTTCTGTGCCATCTTAATAGTCTCAAGCGTTTCAGATACTGAACCAATCTGATTAAGCTTAATTAGGATAGAGTTTGCAACTCCCATCTCTATTCCCTTCTTCAGTCGTTCTGTATTGGTTACGAATAAATCATCTCCCACTAGCTGTACTTTATGACCAATTCTCTCTGTCATCTTCTTCCAACCTTCCCAATCCTCCTCATCAAGACCATCTTCGATGGAATAAATAGGATACTTAGCAATAAGCTGTTCCCAATATTCAATCAATTCATCTGATGTAAAGTCTTTTCCTGATTTTGGCTGATGATAAAAACCTACTCCTTTTTCACTCTTCCATTCTGATGATGCAGCATCAAGGGCAATTACAAAATCTTTACCTGGCTCAAATCCTGCATTTTGAATTGCCTTTACAAGATGGTCTAGCGCATCCTCCTGTGATTTAAACTCAGGTGCAAATCCACCTTCATCGCCTACAGCTGTAGACATACCCTCATCTTTAATCAATTTTTGCAATGAATGAAATACTTCTGTTCCCCAACGAAGTGCTTCTGAAAAGTTTTCTGCTCCTACAGGCATCACGAGGAATTCCTGTATATCCACAGGTGCACTGCTATGAGCTCCCGCATTTTCCAAATTAAGCATTGGCACGGGCAATGTAGTGGCGTTTACACCACCAAGGAATCTATATAGTGGAATTCCCAAGGCTTTCGCAGCCGCATTTGCTGTCGCAAGGGATACTGCAAGAATCGCATTTGCTCCCAAATTTGATTTATCTTTTGTTCCGTCCAATTTAATCATTATCTGATCTACAGCATATAGATCAGAAGCATCCATTCCGATTAGTGCCGGTGCAATCTGTTCATTTATATTCGCAACTGCCTTTGTAACTCCTTTGCCACCGAATTTTTCTTTATCTCCATCTCTAAGCTCAAGTGCTTCAAATACTCCTGTTGACGCTCCTGATGGTGCAGCGCCTCTTCCTACTGTTCCATCTACTAATATAACCTCAGCCTCAACCGTTGGATTACCTCTGGAATCAATAATCTGTCTTCCAATAACCTTTTCAATCTCTAAATACATCATAGTATCAACACTCCTTTCAATGAGAAATCATATTTTTTCCTACATGGTTAGTTTATACTAACTATGTATATCCGTCAATTATCCTACTATGATAATGTTTCTCATAAATAAGTGGTTTTATACAGGTATCCGAAATAAGTGGTTGAAACTGCTTATACTGATACCCCCAAAAAGATGGAAAGTAATTCTTTCCACCTTTTATTGGTGTCGCCAGAATACACCCTTTCTTACTGTTTCTGTAATCATAAATGACATTCTTCGATCTGATGGATTTTATCCTTAAAACAGCAAAAAGGAAGCTGCCGCTTCACGAAAATTCATTCGTTAAAGTGACAGCCTCGTGATCATTTTTTTACTCACCCAGAGTATAATTTCCATTTCCTTCAGCCACGATGCAACTGTTAAAGAATTCAGTTGCTGCCTTGATCAGATAGCAGGTATCTTTCACACCTGCAGTCTCATAAGGAGAATGCATTGCAAACTGAGGAAGTCCGATATCTACAGTATTTAAGGAAACATGTGCATTGGAAATATTTCCCAGTGTGGAACCACCTGCAATGTCAGAACGGTTGGTAAAGGTCTGTACCGGAACCTGTACCTTCTTGCATAATGCCTTGAAAACAGCTGCTGATACTGCATCAGTGGTATATTTCTGATTTGCATTGTATTTGATAACAATACCCTCATTAATAGACGGACGGTTGGTTGGATCAGCGACATCTGCATGGTTTGGATGTACTGCATGGGCATTATCTGCAGAGATCATAAAGCTGGAGGCAACTGCCATAAGATACTGCTCTCTGGTACGTCCCAGACTGTCATTAATACGCTCTAAAACATCCTTTAAGAAAGTGGAATCTGCCCCCTGCTTGGTACCGCTTCCCACTTCTTCATTGTCAAAGATAGCTGCTACAGAAACACTTGAACTGTTTTCTCCTTCAATAACTGCTTTTACAGAAGAAAATGCACACTGCAGATCATCCAGTCTGCCGCAGGAAAGGAAGGTCTCATCTGCACCCCAGATAGTTCCCGGCTGACGGTTATATAAAAACAGATCATGTCCTAAAATATCCTCTTCTTTTACACCTGCTGCTTCTGCCATGAGAGACATAAAGGTTCCCTTTGCTTCCAGACTGCCAAATACAGGAAGCATATCTTTCTGTGCATTATAAGCGTACCCGTCATTTACCTGGCGGTTCATATGGATAGCCAGATTTGGGATCATCACCAGATCCCGGTCTACATTAACCAGTTTGGACACAAGACGGCTTTCCTCTGATACTACCAGTCTTCCTGCGATGGATAATGGTCTGTCAAACCATGGTGCACAGATCATGCCGCCATACTTTTCAACATTTAACTTGATGCAGTGAGCTGCTTCTATCTCCGGATTTTCTTTAATTTTAAAGGCTGGTGAATCACTGTGGCTTGCCATGATCTGAAATCCCTTAAAGTCTTTTCCCGGTATCTTAAATGCGATCACAGAAGACTGATTGCGGGTCACAAAATAACGTCCGCCAGCCTTAAGCTCCCAGCTTTCTTCCTCTTTTACTTCTGTAAAGCCGGCTGCTGTAAGCATATCTGTTACATTCTTCACTGCATGAAAGCAGGAAGGACTGTTCTGTAAAAATGCAAGCAGTTCCTTTGCTGTTTCGTTGTAGTTTTCTCTTGTTAATTCCATAGTGTTAAATATCTTCTCCTTATATTAACTTCTTAAAATATCGCTTTTAAAAACCACGCCTGCGAAAGCAGGCGGGTATGTACTCTTTTTATTTTTCTTTCATATAAGCTACTGCTTTGGAAAGTCCCATACTGTTAGATCCCTTAAACAGCAGACAATCACCGGAAACTACATGGTCATCTAACCATTTTTCCAGTTCTTCAAGGTTTTCTACTTCTGCCAGCGGTATATTTCCCCCTGACATTTTCAGACCAGCTCCGATCTCTTCTGCCAGTTTCCCATAAAGAACTACCTGATCTACCGGATGCTCTTTTAAGAAAGTTCCCACTTCCTGATGGAATTTTATAGTATCAGGACCTAATTCCTTCATATCAGCAAGAACCGCGATCCTTTTTCCCTCACATGGCAAAGAACCTAATACCTGTATTCCCGCTTTCATGGAAACAGGGCTCGCATTATAGCTGTCATCGATCACTGTTACGCCATTCAGATGCAGGATCTGCTGACGGCCCTTAAAGCCTTCAAAGCGGCATAAAGGCTCTGAAGCCTTTTCCATAGAAATACCATATTCACCTGCCACTGCCAGGGCTGCCAGAGCATTCTGTACCATATGGACACCCATGACCTCAAGATGAAGCTGTACTTTTTCATCTCCATGAACAGCTGTAAATACAGGATGACCATTTTCCAGATGCAGATCCTCTCCCCGGTAATCACAGCCTTCTGAAAGTCCATACAGGATCTTCTTCCTGCCATTCTCCGGGATTACATTCCTAAGAAGGGGATCATCTCCGTTTAAGAATAATGTTCCATCTTCTGACATTCCATCCTGGATATGCAGCTTTTCCTTTAAAATATTCTCTTTAGAACCTAACTGTTCAATATGGGCTACTCCAATATTAGTCACAACTGCACAGTTGACTCTGGCAACATTTGCAATACGGGTCATTTCTCCCGGCTCACTCATTCCCAGTTCGATCACACCGATCTCTGCATTTTCCGGGATCTCAGCAACAGTGATCGGCACTCCCACCTGACTGTTGCTGTTTCCCGGTGTCTTGTATACAAGAAAACCGGCGCTTAAGGCTGCTGCCACCATTTCACGGGTGGTAGTCTTTCCCACGCTTCCGGTAATACCGACCAAAGGAAGAGGATGCATGTTTCTGCAATATGCTCCCAGATCCTGAAGCGCCTTTCTTGTATCAGGCACACAGATCCATGCCGCTGCTTTTGCCGCTGTTTCTTTTTCTTTGTCCCCTTTGCACTGGGTAAAGATAGCTTCCTGTACTTCCTCTTCTGTTTTATGACGGCTGGTAAACACTGCCTTTGCACCATTTCCAATGGCCATGCAGATATAATCATGTCCGTCTGCCCGTTCCCCGATGATCGGCACAAACAGATCATTTCCTGTCATTTTTCTGGAATCCAGGCTGATATGCTCTACAGATGGAGCATCCCCTTCGTGTACTAATATTCCACCAACTGCTCCTGCAAGGGCTCTGGCTGTTATCTCTCTCATCTTTATGCTTTCTCTCCCAGTTCTTTTACTGTTTCTTCAATCACTTCACGGTCCAGGAAATGATGACGGACACCATTGATCTCCTGATAATCTTCATGTCCCTTTCCGATAACAGCTACCATATCTCCCGGCTGTGCCTGAAGGATACTGTAGCGGATTGCTTCCCTGCGGTCCGGTATCTCAATAAAGCTGCCGCCTGTTTTTTCAATGCTTCCGCGGATATCAGCAATAATATCTTCCACCTTCTCATACCGGGAATTGTCTGCTGTAATAATGCTCAGATCTGCCAGCTTTCCACCGATCTCGCCCATAGAATAGCGACGGTCTTTGGACCGGTTTCCACCGCATCCAAAAACGCAGACAAGGCGTTTAGGCTTATAATCCCTAAGTGTGGATAACAGGCTTTCCATGCTCACAGCATTATGGGCGTAATCCACAAGAACAGTACATCTCTCACTGGTATAGACGATCTCCATACGGCCATTTACCCGGATATGTTCCAAGGCATGGCTGATCTTTTCTTTATCCAGATTTAAGAAGCTGCACACACTGACAGCTGCCAGTGCATTTACCACATTAAAGAGTCCCGGGATACCCAGTCTTACTTCCATATCATATTTTCCGGAAATGTGGAATTCTGTTCCTACAAAATCCGGCTGTGATACATAGCGTATATCAGAAGCTGAAAAATCTGCCTCTTTTCCTTTTTCGCTGTAAGTATAAAGTTCACAATCTGCTGCCTTTATGATCTGCTCTGCATGTTCATCATCTTTATTTACCAGACCAATGCGACACATATTAAGGAGTCTTGTCTTATAATAAAGATATTCTTCAAAATCCGCATGCTCTCCTGGTCCGATATGGTCTGGAGAAATATTGGTAAAAATACCATAGTCAAAATACAGTCCATCTGTGCGATGCATCTTAATACCCTGGGAAGATACCTCCATCACTGCATATTCACAGCCTGCTTCCACCATCTGTGAAAATGCCTGATGAAGCTCATAAGATTCCGGCGTAGTATTTAAAGTAGGTGTTACCACATCACCGATCATAGTACCTGTAGTTCCGATCATGCCCACTTTCTTTCCTGCAGCCTGTAAAATGGCCCGGATCATATGAGTAGTGGTTGTCTTCCCCTTGGTTCCTGTAACACCGATCATCACCAGTTTTTTAGTAGGATGGCCGAAACGTGCAGCTGAAAGAAGAGCCAGCGCGTGACGGCCTTCTTCTACCATGACCACAGTTATTTTATTTAATTCTTCCCCAGAAAGCCCACTGGCTTTTAACTCTTCTTCCACAGGTCTTTCTGTTACAAGGACTGTTACACCTGCTTTTAATACCTGAGGGATAAAGCTGTGTCCGTCTGCCCGGATTCCTTTCATTGCCACAAATACTTTTCCAGGAGCTGCTTTTCTGGAATCATAGATCACATCTTCTGTTTCCACATCCACATTTCCCTGAAGCAGCGTATATTCAAGTCCTTTTAACCAATCACGAAATATCATGCTTTTAAACCTCTGTTTCTATAATCAATTTTTTAGAACAGGCCAGTGATCTTTCCGTTTACCACATCAATACCTTCAGCAGCCGGTTTCTTCGGAAGTCCTGGCATAGTCATAATAGAACCTGTAAGCACTACTACAAAACCTGCTCCGGCACAGACATAAGCATCTCTTACATTAATGGTAAAACCAGACGGTCTTCCCAGCTTTGTCTGGTCATCAGACAGGGAATACTGAGTCTTAGCCATACATACAGGCAGATCACCAAATCCCATTTCTTCAATGCGTTTTAAGGCCCTGGAAGCTGCAGGTGCATAAGATACACCGTCTGCACCATAGATCTCAGAAGAAATGGTCTTGATTTTTTCTTTTAATGGCATCTCATCTGTATAGATCGGCTTAAAGTTCCCCTTCTTATTTTCCAGGGTATTCAATACCTTTTCAGCTAAAGCGATACCGCCTTCGCCGCCCTTTGCCCAGACTTCAGCCAATGCAAACTCACAGCCTCTTTCTTCACAGAATTTCTTAATGTAAGCATACTCAGCTTCTGTATCTGTTATGAAGGAGTTTAAGGTAACAACCACCGGAACACCGAATTTCTGGATATTTTCAATGTGCTTTTCAAGGTTTACAATGCCTCTCTTTAAAGCATCCAGGTTTTCCTCAGAAAGCTGATCTTTTGGAACGCCTCCATTGTACTTTAACGCTCTTACAGTCGCCACTAATACTACAGCATCTGGATGGATGCCTGCTTTGCGGCACTTAATATCCATAAATTTCTCTGCACCCAGATCAGCGCCAAAACCAGCTTCTGTAACAACAATATCGCAAAGCTTTAAAGCTGTCTTTGTAGCACGTACACTGTTGCAGCCATGTGCAATATTGGCAAATGGTCCACCGTGCACCAAAGCACCTGTGTGTTCTAAGGTCTGGATCATATTTGGCTTTAATGCATCCTTTAACAGGGCTGCCATAGAACCTACTGCATGAAGATCCGCTGCTGTTACAGGCTCTCCTGCAAAATTGTAGGCAACAATAATCTTTCCAAGACGTTCTTTTAAGTCATCCATATCATTTGCAAGGCAGAGGATCGCCATGATCTCAGAGGCAACCGTGATCACAAAATGATCCTCACGTACCATACCGTCAGCCTTTGCCCCAAGTCCAACCACTACATTTCTAAGCACTCTGTCATTCATATCCAGGCAGCGTTTCCAGAGAATCTGTCTTGGATCGATACCCAGCGCATTTCCCTGCTGTATATGGTTATCAAGAAGTGCTGCCAGAAGATTGTTGGCAGATGTGATCGCATGGAAATCACCTGTAAAATGAAGATTCAAATCTTCCATAGGAAGCACCTGTGCATAACCGCCACCTGCTGCACCACCTTTAATACCAAAGCACGGTCCCAATGATGGCTCTCTTAAGGCGATGATGGCATTTTTTCCCATTTTTCCAAGTGCTTCTCCCAAGCCTACGGTAATAGTAGTCTTTCCTTCACCGGCTGGCGTTGGGTTGATCGCTGTCACCAGGACCAGTTTGCCGTCCGGCCGGTCTTTTACTTTTTCCCAGAGATCATCTGTAAGCTTTGCTTTATATTTTCCATAAAGCTCCAGATCATCCTCTCCAATACCATAAGATACTGCCACTTCCTTAATTGGCTGCATTACCGCTTCCTGTGCGATCTCAATATCGGTTTTCATAAGTGCTTCCTCCTTGATGAATAAATGTAAATGTATTATCGTCCCTGTTCAAGCAGCTCTTCAAACTGCTCCAGGCTCATTAACACTTTTCTTGGTTTGGTTCCTTCTTCTTCCCCAACAACGCCTGCTTCTGCCAGCTGATCCATAATACGGGCCGCACGGTTAAATCCGATCTTAAAGACTCTCTGGAGCATACCAATAGAAGCTTTGTCCTTTTCTATGATAAATTTACCAGCCTGGGCAAAATATTCGTCCTGGTCTGCAGCTGAACTGCCGCCGTCAGAAGAAGGTGCAGCCACCCGGTTTATCACATCCTCGCTGTACTGGGCAGTCAGTCCCTGTTCTGTTAAAAACTCCACAACGCGGCCTACCTCTTCGTCTGACACAAAAGCCCCCTGAACACGCTGAGGTTTCGGGAAACCTGCCGGATAAAAGAGCATATCTCCCTTTCCAAGAAGCTTTTCCGCACCGTTCATATCGATAATAGTACGGGAATCAACACCGGAAGAAACAGCAAATGCAATTCGCGACGGAACGTTTGCCTTGATCAGACCGGTAATAACATTCACAGACGGTCTCTGTGTCGCGATCACCAGATGGATACCTGCAGCACGGGCCAGCTGTGCCAGACGGCAGATAGAATCTTCTACTTCACCTGGTGCTACCATCATAAGGTCTGCTAACTCGTCGATGATGATAACGATCTGAGGCAGTTTCTTTGGCTTTTTATCATCTGGTATATCCGCCAGCTTATCTATTTTTTCATTGTAACCCTTTAAGTCTCTTACATTGCAGTCTGCAAACTTCTTATAACGGTCTGTCATTTCTGCAACCGCCCAGTTTAAAGCCCCTGAAGCCTTCTTCGGGTCTGTAACCACCGGGATGAGCAGATGCGGGATACCATTGTATACACTTAATTCTACTACCTTCGGGTCTACCATGATCATCTTGACATCCTTTGGATCAGATTTAAAGATAATACTCATGATCAGGGTGTTGATACATACAGATTTACCGGAACCCGTAGCACCTGCGATCAGAAGATGGGGCATCTTGGCAATATCTGTAACAACTACCTGTCCGCCAATATCCTTACCAACAGCAAAAGCAAGACGGGATTTATGGTTCTTAAAGGAATCAGAATCCAGAAGCTCTCTTAAATATACAATATTATTCTCTTTATTTGGCACCTCAATACCTACTGCTGATTTGCCTGGGATAGGCGCCTCAATACGGATATCCGCTGCTGCAAGACTTAACTTAATATCGTCAGTAAGTCCTACAATCTTGCTTACCTTTACCCCCTGTTCCGGCAATAACTCATACCGGGTAACGGAAGGGCCGCAGCTGATATTTGTAACTGTAACACCTACGCCAAAGTTATGCAGTGTCTGCTGCAACTTAATGGCTGTAGCCTTATATTCATTTTCTGAAAAGGCATTGCTGTTGTGGACTGGCTTCTTCAACAGGTCCGTAGGCGGGAATATGTATTCTTTTTCCACCTCCTGTTTAGAGATCTCCCTGGCAACAGACGCTGCTGACTCGCCTTCTGACTCTGTGATCGCAGTCTTTACATTAGAAGACCGGGATGCCATAAATGGATCTGGCTTTGGCGCAGCAGCTGCCTCTGCATCCCTTGTGCTTTCTAATTTTTTCTTTAACAGATCTGTCTCTGCATCGATCACCTTTCCAGAAGCAGTCACTACCTGTTTTGGCGCTTCTGGAACATAGAGCGCTCCGGAAGCTGACATAAGCGGATCAGGAGCCGTACTGTCATCAAATTTAGGATCCCATGGGGATTCTTCTTCCGTATCATCTTCTTCATCAGCCTTTATATCTGCATATATATCCTGAGTTTTTTTCTCATATTCTTTCATCTGTATTGTATGAGTTTTTTTCTCGCCAAGTTCATCTTCATTTTCAATATCAGAAAGACTGACTGTTTCTTCTGAAAGGTCTTCATCCCATGGCGTATCTTCTACCGGTACTGTATAAAGCTCTTTGGGCACTGGTTCTTCCTGTGGCACAGGCTTTCCTGAAACAGCTGATACCTTCTGTTCCCAGGCAGTCGCCCGTCCTGATGAAAGATCCGGAGCCGGGATTTCCATTTCCTCTAAAGTTCTTCTGTCTTTTGGCA includes these proteins:
- a CDS encoding formate--tetrahydrofolate ligase — encoded protein: MKTDIEIAQEAVMQPIKEVAVSYGIGEDDLELYGKYKAKLTDDLWEKVKDRPDGKLVLVTAINPTPAGEGKTTITVGLGEALGKMGKNAIIALREPSLGPCFGIKGGAAGGGYAQVLPMEDLNLHFTGDFHAITSANNLLAALLDNHIQQGNALGIDPRQILWKRCLDMNDRVLRNVVVGLGAKADGMVREDHFVITVASEIMAILCLANDMDDLKERLGKIIVAYNFAGEPVTAADLHAVGSMAALLKDALKPNMIQTLEHTGALVHGGPFANIAHGCNSVRATKTALKLCDIVVTEAGFGADLGAEKFMDIKCRKAGIHPDAVVLVATVRALKYNGGVPKDQLSEENLDALKRGIVNLEKHIENIQKFGVPVVVTLNSFITDTEAEYAYIKKFCEERGCEFALAEVWAKGGEGGIALAEKVLNTLENKKGNFKPIYTDEMPLKEKIKTISSEIYGADGVSYAPAASRALKRIEEMGFGDLPVCMAKTQYSLSDDQTKLGRPSGFTINVRDAYVCAGAGFVVVLTGSIMTMPGLPKKPAAEGIDVVNGKITGLF
- a CDS encoding DNA translocase FtsK 4TM domain-containing protein; translation: MADSVKKQQGKTGKPGRPKGSTTKKETAGSSRAKKQNTVSAGRSSSSRKVQEPVYEEDDMGFMRAEVIIICSFAVAILLFLSNFGLCGIVGEILKGMQLGLFGILGYLLPLLIFIGTCFYLSNQGNIHAAVKLGAVIVAVLTLCGLFQLLFGKMPQDGPVTQFYIDGAAGGAGGGLIGGALASALMFFVGRAGAYLVFLVLLIICMVCITGKSFVSAVKRGSDRAYRYAREDMDRRKEIHAQKAEEQKLLREEQRVRGVNLNATRLTAMEEGRRPVPEDAEYDEEAFQEAFAGQPAAAKERQPEENTADETGYAGIMDNEPEEGPDERIEDKPSATGRNRVVYEEEEEIPSPADEFRGRIQMPSGYDNLKDEAQALADELEAQYETIHVPKDRRTLEEMEIPAPDLSSGRATAWEQKVSAVSGKPVPQEEPVPKELYTVPVEDTPWDEDLSEETVSLSDIENEDELGEKKTHTIQMKEYEKKTQDIYADIKADEEDDTEEESPWDPKFDDSTAPDPLMSASGALYVPEAPKQVVTASGKVIDAETDLLKKKLESTRDAEAAAAPKPDPFMASRSSNVKTAITESEGESAASVAREISKQEVEKEYIFPPTDLLKKPVHNSNAFSENEYKATAIKLQQTLHNFGVGVTVTNISCGPSVTRYELLPEQGVKVSKIVGLTDDIKLSLAAADIRIEAPIPGKSAVGIEVPNKENNIVYLRELLDSDSFKNHKSRLAFAVGKDIGGQVVVTDIAKMPHLLIAGATGSGKSVCINTLIMSIIFKSDPKDVKMIMVDPKVVELSVYNGIPHLLIPVVTDPKKASGALNWAVAEMTDRYKKFADCNVRDLKGYNEKIDKLADIPDDKKPKKLPQIVIIIDELADLMMVAPGEVEDSICRLAQLARAAGIHLVIATQRPSVNVITGLIKANVPSRIAFAVSSGVDSRTIIDMNGAEKLLGKGDMLFYPAGFPKPQRVQGAFVSDEEVGRVVEFLTEQGLTAQYSEDVINRVAAPSSDGGSSAADQDEYFAQAGKFIIEKDKASIGMLQRVFKIGFNRAARIMDQLAEAGVVGEEEGTKPRKVLMSLEQFEELLEQGR